A window from Candidatus Krumholzibacteriota bacterium encodes these proteins:
- a CDS encoding methyltransferase yields MSNFEDAIFRQIRGLWTGHALLAAKKLGIMELLMKSGLSIPQLADQLSVDERGMRALISTLSDIGIVNNENDVISLTALGRETSLPDRSLSGYIKFHSLLSNHWANLDKLLKKGSSLPIDPNISVSPEIVKSYIEAMDALGMPISEELVNALDIKSGDRVLDLGGGSSVHARAILSKHPDAQVTLLDRPIVIKLLKEEFSGKWNISKNLILTEGDYLNLRSDEKYDIILLSNIIHNESSDNILNILESCSRVLNEGSRLAILDYFYSANNKLTSSPAGFDLLLYLITSHGKIQNLDYIEDLVKQAGFIEPVYSVLGNYRLGIYRKA; encoded by the coding sequence TTGAGCAATTTTGAAGATGCAATTTTTAGGCAGATAAGGGGGTTGTGGACAGGCCATGCTCTTTTAGCGGCAAAGAAATTAGGAATTATGGAACTTCTTATGAAGTCAGGTCTATCAATTCCCCAGTTAGCGGATCAGCTATCTGTTGATGAGAGAGGGATGCGAGCTCTGATATCAACTTTAAGTGACATTGGGATAGTCAATAATGAGAACGATGTAATAAGTCTTACGGCATTAGGTAGAGAAACATCTCTTCCAGACAGGTCTTTATCTGGTTATATAAAATTTCACTCGTTGCTCAGCAATCATTGGGCGAATCTCGATAAATTACTTAAAAAGGGATCTTCGCTGCCAATTGATCCGAATATCTCTGTTTCTCCTGAAATTGTGAAATCGTATATTGAAGCTATGGATGCTCTTGGAATGCCCATTTCGGAAGAGCTTGTAAATGCTCTCGACATAAAATCTGGAGATAGAGTACTTGATTTAGGTGGGGGAAGCAGCGTACATGCACGTGCAATATTGTCAAAACATCCAGATGCTCAAGTAACATTACTTGATAGACCCATTGTTATTAAACTTCTAAAAGAAGAATTTTCAGGGAAGTGGAATATATCCAAGAACTTAATTTTAACTGAAGGAGATTATTTGAATTTAAGGAGTGATGAGAAATATGATATTATTCTTTTATCAAATATAATTCATAATGAAAGTAGTGATAATATTCTTAATATACTCGAGAGTTGCTCTAGGGTTCTTAATGAAGGTTCCCGTCTGGCGATTCTGGATTATTTTTACAGTGCTAATAATAAATTAACTTCATCACCTGCAGGATTTGATTTATTGTTGTATTTGATAACCAGCCATGGCAAAATACAGAATCTGGATTACATCGAAGACCTAGTTAAACAAGCGGGTTTCATAGAGCCTGTATATTCAGTGTTGGGCAATTACCGTTTGGGTATTTACAGAAAAGCATGA
- a CDS encoding JAB domain-containing protein, with the protein MYHYLVVYILQDNTLEDIPLTSILKEAGDIIGIDVIDHVILGNDCFYSMKEGGEI; encoded by the coding sequence ATCTACCATTATCTTGTAGTATATATACTACAAGATAACACCTTAGAAGATATACCTCTAACATCCATATTAAAAGAAGCAGGAGATATTATTGGAATTGACGTTATAGACCATGTGATTCTTGGCAATGATTGTTTTTATAGTATGAAAGAGGGAGGAGAGATTTGA
- a CDS encoding transglycosylase domain-containing protein, translating to MLQRIKYASRIKGITIYGNRKKIIRCSLILASSILILVILISLLVSSYVWPKMDYAHVRSLHPAIYDSSGKYCGIIAGAIDPHADFSTSRSWGIDHKTFEASPEIPEVWESVLRILEDRNLGNFPGFMGLDPVGLIRAVVSGGKFGGSTLGMMIIRTLLIDDSSFVFPEYRYNRKLKEILYTPAMYLRLGEDGIIRWASLHLAVARGARGSDFGAVLHGISPASLAVFNKTPNELSAAEQALLAAAVKHHFLLKPLRKDSYSVDETQFLKTRRRAVYGISQIDMDETEKNAAINELQGMSAPTVRIDPEWLRILPSDESETFKAYANPQRLSIYAVKGESNSVIAELLERFGWSFREEIATVTISIDAVANRTFKEKFEERLSHLEKCYKDKINIPLIYEDSKYNTAEIVFAMADENGRIIRFYSNTAGAYFGKNSLRNSDGKYQHRIGGRTLGSISKAYCAVILGDENCSPDDMFINKCIPGVRNPGGIPGVKSSSERDAYYPAEITFARSLNLPLLNRMIRADRNKIIQAKKDFGITLWDGTPLATAFVLGHCSATPQRVHTFISDLLAYIDDGGLPDRETHIVESVRKYRSSERIIMSDSFRPRIKSWLDDYRSRDFVESVLSSVVHLGGTGQRMSDLIPENDPRIELAIGKTGTGTTEDHNEITDLLMTGGIVLRNSNYKRLTYFVAIRSPMPTRPLGKNISAGEFLAPLIRLAINDVL from the coding sequence ATGCTGCAGCGAATTAAATATGCATCACGTATAAAGGGCATCACTATATATGGAAATAGAAAAAAAATTATCAGGTGCAGTTTAATACTCGCCAGTTCAATTTTGATATTAGTCATTTTAATTTCCTTATTAGTTTCTTCCTATGTCTGGCCGAAAATGGATTACGCTCATGTTAGGAGCCTCCACCCGGCAATATACGATTCTAGCGGAAAGTACTGCGGCATTATTGCTGGCGCGATAGATCCTCACGCTGATTTCTCAACCAGTAGAAGCTGGGGAATTGATCACAAAACTTTTGAAGCGTCACCAGAAATCCCTGAAGTGTGGGAGTCAGTTCTTAGAATTCTGGAAGACCGTAACCTCGGTAATTTCCCGGGGTTCATGGGCCTTGATCCGGTGGGTTTAATTCGGGCCGTTGTTTCGGGAGGAAAATTTGGAGGATCAACTCTAGGAATGATGATAATTAGGACCTTGCTCATAGATGACAGCTCGTTTGTTTTTCCTGAGTATCGCTACAACAGAAAATTAAAGGAAATACTATATACTCCGGCAATGTATTTAAGATTAGGCGAAGATGGCATTATCCGCTGGGCTTCGCTACATCTCGCCGTGGCCAGGGGAGCGAGGGGATCGGATTTCGGTGCCGTTCTCCACGGCATCAGCCCGGCTTCCCTGGCCGTTTTTAACAAAACACCCAATGAGCTTTCTGCAGCAGAGCAGGCGCTGCTGGCAGCGGCAGTCAAACATCACTTTTTGCTCAAACCCCTTCGTAAAGATTCTTATTCGGTAGACGAAACGCAATTTTTAAAAACACGAAGAAGGGCTGTTTACGGAATTTCCCAGATTGACATGGATGAGACAGAAAAGAATGCCGCTATTAACGAGTTACAAGGCATGTCTGCTCCGACAGTAAGAATTGATCCGGAATGGCTAAGAATTTTACCCTCAGATGAATCAGAAACTTTTAAGGCCTATGCAAATCCCCAGAGGCTTTCAATATATGCGGTCAAAGGTGAAAGCAATTCAGTTATAGCTGAACTTCTGGAAAGGTTCGGATGGTCTTTCAGAGAAGAAATTGCGACGGTAACCATATCTATTGATGCGGTGGCAAACCGGACATTCAAGGAAAAGTTTGAAGAAAGACTTTCACATCTGGAGAAGTGCTATAAGGACAAAATTAATATCCCATTAATCTACGAAGATTCCAAGTATAATACAGCAGAAATAGTTTTCGCGATGGCGGATGAAAACGGGCGGATAATACGATTTTACTCTAATACAGCGGGCGCATACTTTGGAAAAAATTCATTGCGAAATTCCGATGGAAAATATCAGCATAGAATCGGCGGGAGAACACTCGGCTCAATTAGCAAAGCCTATTGTGCGGTAATTCTCGGTGATGAAAACTGTTCTCCTGATGATATGTTTATTAATAAGTGTATCCCCGGTGTAAGGAATCCTGGAGGCATTCCTGGTGTAAAATCTTCTTCAGAGCGTGATGCATATTATCCAGCTGAAATAACTTTCGCAAGGTCACTTAATCTTCCCCTGCTGAACCGAATGATAAGAGCAGACAGGAATAAAATTATTCAGGCAAAGAAGGATTTTGGGATTACCTTGTGGGATGGTACTCCTCTGGCTACTGCATTTGTTCTGGGACATTGCTCTGCTACACCTCAACGAGTACATACATTCATATCAGATTTGCTGGCTTATATAGATGACGGGGGCCTCCCTGATAGAGAAACACATATTGTAGAATCTGTCCGAAAATATAGAAGCTCTGAAAGAATTATTATGTCGGATTCATTCAGGCCAAGAATAAAAAGTTGGCTGGATGACTATCGATCCAGAGATTTCGTTGAAAGTGTACTCAGTTCAGTGGTGCATTTGGGGGGAACCGGTCAGAGAATGTCAGATTTAATACCCGAAAACGATCCAAGGATTGAACTTGCTATCGGAAAGACAGGAACTGGTACAACAGAAGATCATAATGAGATAACTGATCTTTTAATGACAGGTGGAATTGTATTGAGAAATTCCAACTACAAGAGATTGACTTACTTCGTGGCCATAAGGTCACCTATGCCTACGCGCCCTCTTGGAAAAAATATATCCGCTGGTGAATTTCTAGCACCGCTTATCCGCCTGGCAATTAATGACGTACTTTAA
- a CDS encoding FtsK/SpoIIIE domain-containing protein gives MKRKKRKANNKSFLRKYGLLLAGIFILLLYGFEYIRTPWTETVMEIGRYPLHSLRFLVGKGGLLVAWAMILAYLTKNVSGSLVPGRGKRAGIMTSLIISIFFMQIIGRIRDAGKPWGGLIGEAVLKSSMGEYGIIGGLLFISLLVIAIIQFGFRLSIINHKNIKNLFISAGNMISKGARNIMNFLKNHHSEIIRLAHRMYYATLDFLLEDEKEESLSGASLYPQATKPINGITYNMASNSSSLDHSENEKDTESQVISSNKTESRYPDMHRNLPDILLKNPLPLEILPDVPNEIHKAREKLHDEMDFIEETIIRMAYQMEGVRLGIMDNNKIIGMTSMTIKFTRNGREGPVITNLSRIVNDLQIKIGRNPISIYFKDNVVFEIPLKPEECKTVYLKELLYDLKDLSDDSIKAAIGKDSYGKPTLLDFGKDPHYLIGGSTGSGKTICLKSIALGLACRYSPENLWLVCSDHKGDLRRLEALPHMKIPIAKDDNEFIDFINYLEDMTEFRKKIIGTEEFDRLPKVVAIIDEVHGFEDRDRLAGLLAVCRSLKISIILATQHPKSTVLPTKLTANCPGRIAFKTATKSASRIIIEESDAYKLLGQGDGLVKHSRGRERFKGAFVSDMDLEAVDEYVSVINEMEVYDA, from the coding sequence ATGAAAAGAAAAAAGAGAAAAGCAAATAATAAGTCATTTTTAAGAAAATATGGTTTGTTACTGGCTGGAATTTTCATACTCCTTCTATATGGATTTGAATACATCAGGACGCCATGGACTGAAACTGTAATGGAAATTGGCAGGTATCCTTTGCATTCTTTGAGGTTTTTGGTGGGTAAGGGAGGACTTCTCGTTGCATGGGCAATGATATTGGCTTACCTGACAAAGAACGTTTCCGGGAGTTTAGTGCCGGGCAGGGGAAAGCGAGCAGGTATAATGACTTCTCTTATCATATCAATCTTTTTTATGCAGATCATCGGCAGGATTAGAGATGCAGGCAAACCATGGGGAGGCCTTATAGGAGAAGCAGTTCTTAAAAGCAGTATGGGTGAGTATGGAATAATCGGAGGACTGCTTTTTATCTCTTTACTGGTAATCGCGATAATTCAGTTCGGATTCAGATTGTCAATTATTAACCACAAGAATATAAAAAATCTTTTTATTTCAGCAGGAAATATGATCTCAAAGGGGGCAAGGAATATTATGAATTTCTTAAAGAATCACCATTCTGAAATCATCAGATTGGCGCACAGAATGTATTATGCAACCCTTGATTTTCTCCTTGAGGATGAAAAAGAAGAATCATTATCAGGAGCAAGTTTATATCCTCAGGCAACCAAACCTATCAATGGAATAACTTATAACATGGCTTCTAATTCTTCTTCACTCGATCATAGTGAAAATGAAAAAGATACTGAAAGCCAAGTAATAAGTTCAAATAAAACTGAGAGCCGATATCCAGATATGCACAGAAACCTACCGGATATACTTTTAAAGAATCCTCTCCCTCTTGAAATACTACCTGATGTACCGAACGAGATACATAAAGCTCGAGAGAAACTCCATGATGAAATGGATTTCATAGAAGAGACTATAATTCGCATGGCTTATCAGATGGAAGGGGTCCGTCTCGGCATTATGGACAATAACAAAATAATAGGTATGACATCGATGACTATTAAGTTTACAAGAAATGGCAGGGAAGGACCTGTGATAACAAATCTTTCCCGGATTGTAAATGACCTTCAGATTAAAATAGGAAGGAACCCGATATCGATATATTTCAAGGATAACGTGGTCTTTGAAATACCTTTGAAGCCTGAGGAATGCAAGACAGTTTATTTAAAAGAACTTCTCTATGACTTAAAAGACCTCTCAGATGATTCAATAAAAGCGGCCATCGGAAAAGACAGCTACGGAAAACCGACACTGTTGGATTTCGGTAAAGATCCTCATTACCTCATAGGCGGCAGTACTGGAAGTGGGAAAACGATATGCCTGAAATCTATCGCACTCGGCCTTGCATGTCGTTATTCTCCTGAAAATCTTTGGCTGGTTTGTTCAGATCACAAGGGAGATCTTCGCCGACTTGAAGCACTCCCTCATATGAAAATACCTATAGCAAAAGATGATAATGAATTCATCGATTTCATAAATTATCTTGAAGATATGACGGAATTCCGTAAAAAGATTATAGGTACAGAGGAGTTTGACAGATTACCTAAAGTGGTTGCGATAATAGACGAAGTTCACGGATTTGAGGATAGAGACAGACTTGCCGGACTTCTTGCTGTGTGCAGGAGCCTCAAAATATCAATTATTCTTGCAACCCAGCACCCTAAATCAACAGTTTTACCCACCAAGCTGACTGCAAATTGCCCTGGCAGAATTGCCTTTAAGACAGCCACTAAATCTGCAAGCAGGATTATTATAGAAGAATCAGATGCTTACAAATTGCTAGGGCAGGGTGATGGGCTTGTTAAACATTCAAGGGGAAGAGAACGGTTTAAAGGGGCTTTTGTGAGTGACATGGATTTGGAGGCAGTTGATGAGTATGTATCCGTTATCAACGAGATGGAAGTATATGATGCTTAA
- a CDS encoding DNA adenine methylase, whose protein sequence is MTTGLITKNQPKRAARPFLKWVGGKNLLINELISRFPQNIKDTGKIKRYVEPFVGGGALFFYLMNNFKIEKSFLFDINRELIVGFKVIKNNPSELINELKIIENRYVRREVVNRKKMYYQIREKYNKQMLKFNFTDYTDNWVERAAYLIFLNKTCYNGLFRQNSKGKFNVPSGRYKNPTICDEVNILEVSKVLKNTKIVCGDFERAKRHITKNSMVYFDPPYRPISSTSNFTGYFKDDFNNEDQIRLAEYFKKMNKKGAYLLLSNSDPKNYNVDDDYFDDLYSGFNIERVTAKRVINCNAEKRGEVKELIIRNYDA, encoded by the coding sequence ATGACAACAGGTCTGATTACTAAAAATCAACCAAAAAGAGCTGCGAGACCTTTTCTCAAATGGGTTGGAGGGAAAAATCTTTTAATTAATGAATTAATATCAAGATTTCCTCAAAATATCAAAGATACCGGCAAGATTAAAAGATATGTTGAACCATTTGTTGGTGGTGGAGCTTTATTTTTTTATCTGATGAATAACTTTAAAATAGAAAAGTCTTTTTTATTCGATATCAATAGGGAATTAATTGTAGGATTTAAAGTTATCAAAAATAACCCTTCAGAGCTCATTAATGAACTAAAAATAATTGAGAACAGGTATGTTAGGAGAGAAGTTGTTAATAGAAAAAAAATGTATTACCAAATCAGGGAAAAGTACAATAAGCAAATGCTTAAATTTAATTTCACTGATTATACTGATAATTGGGTTGAAAGAGCAGCATATCTAATATTTTTAAATAAAACCTGCTATAATGGTCTTTTCAGGCAGAATAGCAAAGGAAAATTTAATGTACCTTCCGGAAGGTATAAGAATCCTACAATCTGCGATGAAGTCAATATCCTAGAGGTTAGTAAAGTACTTAAAAATACTAAAATAGTTTGCGGAGACTTCGAGAGGGCCAAAAGGCATATAACTAAAAACAGCATGGTATACTTTGACCCTCCCTATAGACCTATAAGTAGTACGTCTAATTTTACCGGCTATTTTAAAGATGATTTTAACAATGAAGATCAAATAAGATTGGCTGAATATTTCAAGAAAATGAACAAGAAAGGCGCTTATTTGCTTCTCAGTAATTCGGATCCCAAAAATTACAATGTGGATGACGATTACTTCGATGATCTTTATTCGGGATTTAATATTGAAAGAGTGACTGCCAAAAGGGTTATCAATTGTAATGCTGAAAAAAGAGGCGAAGTTAAGGAACTGATTATAAGGAATTACGATGCGTGA
- a CDS encoding HNH endonuclease, with amino-acid sequence MRFAEGLGLLNRDGKETVKISELGRKYFEARLDYKWVLSDQQKKLLREHIIADPTRTPTIYTIASLLSLVRKGHSGKQLSHLYAEEIEKQDAWKSDVTYQGFTNFGLNYLNELGFIQDINTFKVSGEHRGSEVEGSKWSDEELRASIDSYLEMLSLHRRGKPYIKKDYYRALAKKFGRTEKSFEFRAQNISHVLALIGREWLPGLVPATNVEAKVIERIEKLLAEVEKSRPSGTAAFEAKVRGARKRKMSKKPTGNKNPSSNIAETSQYERDPLVKAWILEKANGICENCEKKAPFVTHDGQLFLEVHHIWFLADGGPDCVENAVAVCPNCHRALHYSEDRDVLKENLYKNIGRLIKG; translated from the coding sequence ATGAGATTTGCTGAAGGCCTGGGGCTTCTTAATCGTGATGGAAAAGAAACAGTTAAAATTAGCGAACTAGGTCGAAAATACTTCGAAGCTAGACTTGATTACAAATGGGTTCTTTCAGACCAACAAAAAAAGTTACTGCGTGAACACATAATTGCTGATCCAACTCGTACACCAACGATCTACACCATAGCATCACTTCTTTCACTTGTTAGAAAAGGACACTCTGGAAAACAGTTATCCCATTTATACGCAGAAGAAATTGAAAAGCAAGATGCTTGGAAATCCGATGTGACATATCAAGGTTTTACGAATTTTGGACTAAATTATTTAAATGAACTTGGATTTATCCAGGATATAAATACTTTCAAGGTATCTGGTGAGCACCGTGGTTCCGAGGTTGAAGGCAGCAAATGGTCAGATGAGGAATTGAGAGCTTCCATAGATTCCTACCTTGAAATGCTTTCATTACATCGACGTGGCAAACCATATATAAAGAAGGATTACTATCGTGCGCTAGCAAAAAAGTTTGGACGTACTGAAAAATCTTTCGAATTCCGTGCACAAAATATTTCTCACGTATTAGCTTTAATTGGTAGAGAATGGCTTCCTGGTTTAGTACCGGCCACGAATGTGGAAGCAAAAGTCATTGAACGAATCGAAAAACTCCTTGCCGAAGTTGAAAAGTCTAGGCCTTCTGGCACAGCCGCATTCGAGGCGAAAGTTCGTGGGGCTCGTAAAAGGAAGATGTCCAAAAAACCCACAGGGAACAAAAATCCTTCTTCGAATATTGCGGAGACCTCACAATATGAACGTGATCCTTTAGTTAAAGCATGGATTCTTGAAAAGGCTAATGGTATTTGTGAGAATTGTGAGAAGAAAGCCCCCTTTGTAACTCACGATGGACAGTTATTTCTTGAAGTTCATCATATATGGTTTCTTGCTGATGGAGGACCTGATTGTGTTGAGAATGCTGTTGCAGTTTGCCCTAATTGCCATCGTGCGCTTCATTATTCGGAAGATAGAGATGTTTTAAAGGAGAATTTATATAAGAATATTGGACGTTTGATAAAAGGTTAG
- a CDS encoding ABC transporter ATP-binding protein — protein MSHAIEINNLTKKYKQSSGGNGQDISALEGIDLTIESGEFVTIFGPNGCGKTTLLLCVAGIEEPSTGSILINDRSPHEALTGFVFQNYREALLPWRSCLDNIAFPLEISGIDKKESRNRAEQIVEDLYLNIDLRSYPYQQSGGQQQLVAIARALVSDPDVLVMDEPLSALDLKARFRMRATIEEIWQRTNKTTLHVSHDVEEAVYLSDKIVVLSERPGKILRVIPNTLERPRDRTAGSVAYNEMRNKVLEIFQANEEIQ, from the coding sequence ATGTCTCATGCGATTGAAATTAATAATCTGACCAAGAAATATAAACAATCAAGCGGGGGAAATGGCCAGGACATTTCTGCTCTTGAAGGGATTGATCTAACAATAGAATCAGGGGAATTTGTAACTATTTTCGGTCCTAATGGATGCGGGAAAACAACCCTGCTGTTGTGTGTTGCCGGTATTGAAGAACCAAGTACCGGTTCGATCCTCATTAACGATCGTTCGCCGCATGAGGCGCTCACTGGGTTTGTTTTCCAAAATTACAGAGAAGCTTTACTTCCCTGGAGGTCCTGCCTTGATAATATTGCTTTTCCTTTAGAAATATCTGGAATAGACAAAAAGGAAAGTAGAAATCGAGCTGAACAAATAGTTGAAGATCTTTATTTAAATATTGATCTTCGAAGCTACCCATACCAGCAGAGTGGCGGGCAGCAGCAACTTGTAGCAATAGCCCGAGCACTCGTTTCGGACCCGGACGTACTGGTAATGGACGAACCATTGAGCGCACTGGATTTAAAAGCAAGATTTCGAATGCGTGCTACCATAGAAGAGATATGGCAGAGAACGAATAAAACCACTCTTCACGTATCTCATGATGTTGAAGAAGCGGTTTATCTATCAGATAAGATAGTCGTTCTGTCTGAGCGCCCTGGCAAGATATTGCGGGTGATACCAAATACTCTGGAGAGGCCCAGAGATCGAACGGCCGGTTCTGTTGCTTATAACGAGATGAGGAATAAAGTCTTAGAAATATTCCAGGCTAATGAGGAGATCCAATGA
- a CDS encoding DNA methyltransferase — protein MRKVKGYDEVTETTTVWSFPQRGSWVTHNSDYRGNFAPQIATNVILRYSKEGDLILDPMVGGGTTLIEAKLLNRRAIGLDINPEAVKRAQRNITFKGDYKYEPEVKIGDVRTLNGIKNESVDLILTHPPYLNIINYSNGKIKGDLSNIGGVKKFCYELEKGIAEFFRVLKEDCFCAVLIGDTRRNRHYIPLSSYVLKRFLKQGFALREDVIKIQHNCKSNPYWQKMSEEFNILLIAHEHLYIFRKPRSDENLSRIRYSIIS, from the coding sequence TTGAGGAAAGTAAAAGGGTATGATGAGGTGACGGAGACCACAACCGTGTGGTCTTTTCCTCAAAGAGGAAGTTGGGTTACACATAATTCGGATTACAGGGGTAATTTCGCACCTCAGATAGCGACGAATGTAATTCTGAGATACTCAAAAGAAGGAGATCTGATTTTAGATCCCATGGTTGGTGGGGGTACAACTTTAATTGAAGCAAAATTATTAAACAGAAGGGCAATAGGGCTTGATATTAACCCGGAAGCCGTAAAACGAGCACAGAGAAATATAACATTTAAAGGTGATTATAAGTATGAACCTGAGGTTAAAATTGGCGATGTAAGAACCTTAAATGGCATTAAAAATGAAAGCGTTGATTTAATACTCACACATCCTCCTTACCTTAATATAATCAATTATTCAAATGGAAAAATCAAAGGTGACTTATCGAATATCGGTGGAGTCAAGAAATTCTGTTATGAATTAGAAAAAGGTATTGCGGAATTTTTCAGGGTATTAAAAGAAGACTGCTTTTGTGCAGTTTTGATCGGGGATACTAGAAGAAATCGGCATTATATTCCTTTGTCTTCATATGTTTTAAAAAGATTTCTTAAGCAGGGTTTTGCTCTCAGAGAAGATGTTATAAAAATCCAGCACAACTGCAAATCCAACCCGTACTGGCAGAAGATGTCAGAGGAATTCAATATTCTTCTTATAGCGCATGAGCATTTATATATTTTCCGAAAACCCAGAAGCGATGAAAATTTAAGCAGAATCAGATATAGTATAATTAGTTGA
- a CDS encoding ABC transporter substrate-binding protein — translation MSTKKIISLSAIIVVIVAVVLAVVLSQREVSESRTIRFGYRPISPSIDFFVAMDRGFFEDEGLNVEVKIFRGSSDLTNAVMAGDVDFASDLGMVTQLLPMMRTGEYKVLFLSLDLDALDSPMRGPTLVVKKGIGVSGIEDLKGKSVGIFPGVNFRIFLEAVLSEHGIDVEKDVNVVQIPPQEQMTAFKSVDALLSLDPITSGIEKRYDAEVLADRVSARYIFDNFPAAASSVNREFAEKYPEIVAKVERVISRGIDFVRENPDQTVESLAEWTNLPVEIAKTMEPVKYAKHSEIDVQQLQRACDYIYDIDWLKLNSNLDASRLVWKKKS, via the coding sequence ATGAGCACAAAAAAGATTATATCTTTATCAGCAATAATTGTAGTAATTGTGGCAGTTGTTTTGGCTGTAGTTCTTTCTCAGAGGGAAGTTTCGGAGAGCCGCACTATCAGATTCGGCTACAGGCCAATTTCTCCGTCCATAGATTTCTTCGTGGCAATGGACCGGGGCTTTTTTGAAGACGAAGGTTTAAATGTTGAGGTTAAAATATTCAGGGGAAGCAGTGACCTTACTAACGCTGTAATGGCCGGAGATGTTGATTTCGCCTCGGATTTAGGTATGGTTACCCAATTGCTTCCCATGATGCGCACAGGGGAGTATAAGGTGCTCTTCCTATCTCTAGACCTGGACGCTTTAGATTCACCCATGCGTGGGCCCACACTTGTGGTAAAGAAAGGTATCGGGGTTAGCGGCATAGAAGATCTAAAGGGGAAAAGCGTAGGTATATTCCCTGGAGTCAATTTCAGAATATTCCTGGAGGCCGTTTTAAGTGAACACGGCATAGATGTAGAAAAAGACGTTAATGTTGTCCAGATTCCGCCGCAAGAGCAGATGACAGCGTTTAAATCAGTAGACGCTCTTTTATCACTCGATCCAATCACAAGCGGGATAGAGAAAAGGTACGATGCTGAGGTATTAGCGGATCGAGTTTCAGCCAGATATATCTTTGATAACTTTCCTGCGGCCGCATCGTCGGTTAATCGTGAATTTGCAGAAAAATATCCTGAAATAGTGGCGAAGGTGGAGAGAGTAATTTCGCGGGGAATAGATTTTGTCCGCGAAAATCCTGATCAAACCGTGGAATCGCTCGCTGAATGGACGAATTTGCCGGTTGAAATCGCCAAGACGATGGAGCCAGTAAAATATGCCAAGCACAGCGAGATCGATGTTCAGCAGCTTCAGAGGGCATGTGACTATATTTATGATATTGATTGGCTTAAATTAAACAGTAACCTCGATGCGTCGCGGCTGGTTTGGAAAAAGAAAAGCTGA
- a CDS encoding ABC transporter permease, whose protein sequence is MKISCWVNIKRGLMVPLAAIILWQLISSSGLVNPLYIPSPYLVGNAVLRLFGEADFWKGAGATLWRMFAGFAVAASAGIPIGIVLGYMKRAYKYSEFLIDFSRSIPATALYPLFILAFGIGDSSKVAIVSFACFFVILINSIYGVWNAPKTRVIMAKAFRANDYQIFTKIILFDALPQIFAGLRNALSIALIMTVVAEMFIGTNRGLGFLIMNSKLAYDTPTMYAVIIILGAIGYIASRGLLYTEKMVIHWSRV, encoded by the coding sequence ATGAAAATTTCATGTTGGGTTAATATAAAAAGGGGATTAATGGTTCCCCTGGCAGCGATAATTCTCTGGCAATTAATATCTTCATCCGGCCTGGTGAATCCTCTCTACATACCGAGCCCGTATCTAGTGGGTAATGCCGTTTTGCGACTCTTTGGGGAAGCAGATTTTTGGAAAGGAGCAGGCGCAACTTTATGGAGAATGTTTGCCGGTTTTGCCGTGGCGGCATCTGCCGGAATCCCCATTGGTATTGTTCTTGGTTATATGAAACGCGCCTATAAATATAGCGAATTTCTAATTGATTTCTCACGTTCTATTCCTGCAACGGCTCTATATCCGCTATTCATTCTCGCTTTCGGAATAGGAGACAGCTCAAAGGTCGCTATAGTGTCGTTTGCATGTTTTTTCGTAATATTAATTAATTCAATATACGGAGTCTGGAATGCGCCGAAGACAAGAGTTATTATGGCCAAGGCATTTCGCGCTAATGATTATCAGATATTTACAAAAATCATTCTTTTTGATGCTTTGCCTCAAATATTTGCCGGTTTAAGAAATGCGCTTTCGATAGCGCTTATTATGACAGTTGTAGCTGAAATGTTCATTGGAACAAATAGAGGGCTTGGATTCTTAATTATGAATTCAAAACTGGCATACGATACTCCTACGATGTATGCAGTGATAATAATTCTCGGCGCTATCGGTTATATAGCGAGTCGCGGGTTATTATACACTGAAAAAATGGTTATTCATTGGTCCAGAGTATAG